From Ptychodera flava strain L36383 chromosome 2, AS_Pfla_20210202, whole genome shotgun sequence, the proteins below share one genomic window:
- the LOC139119283 gene encoding uncharacterized protein produces the protein MRRFIPLQRQRFNDLIEEMECPICKDIIDGPIQLLCDGPHVFCAECLCQWLQVSSSCPVCRLSIMCESIVSPPIAFANMLSNATVTCDYGNVGCKSVVPLQDLQHNTERCVYQSIAGDHCFSSVSPFPIRSHHTPVPIPDTINTETSNDETSRDRQNNICAVKAAEIMLQNVSAVHMLPQYEEMATTLVKKKIEANRSDDSLIKVKTKGQPLCLTYTPKPRKTTSEASTRTRRQRVLQLSQRRDIVSDGDAMLQLSEMR, from the exons ATGAGAAGATTCATTCCCTTGCAGAGACAGAGGTTCAATGATCTCATTGAAGAAATGGAGTGTCCCATTTGCAAAGACATAATAGATGGACCAATACAACTTTTGTGTGATGGACCACATGTGTTTTGTGctgaatgtttgtgtcagtggtTGCAAGTTTCTTCATCCTGTCCTGTGTGCCGTCTCTCTATTATGTGTGAATCTATTGTAAGTCCCCCCATTGCCTTTGCAAACATGCTATCAAATGCCACAGTCACATGTGATTATGGGAATGTCGGTTGTAAGTCAGTTGTGCCACTGCAAGATCTGCAACACAACACGGAACGGTGTGTTTACCAGTCAATTGCTGGAGACCACTGCTTCTCGTCAGTGAGCCCATTTCCCATCAGAAGCCACCATACTCCAGTCCCCATTCCTGACACAATCAATACCGAGACATCAAATGATGAAACATCAAGGGATAGGCAGAACAATATATGTGCAGTGAAGGCCGCAGAAATTATGTTGCAGAATGTATCAGCGGTGCATATGCTGCCACAGTATGAAGAAATGGCAACAAcacttgtcaagaaaaaaatagaagcaAACAGAAGTGATGATAGTTTGATAAAGGTTAAAACAAAGGGCCAG ccattgtGTTTAACATATACACCAAAGCCACGAAAAACAACCTCAGAAGCTAGCACTAGGACAAGACGTCAGAGGGTGTTGCAGTTAAGTCAGAGGAGAGACATTGTCAGTGATGGTGATGCGATGCTGCAGCTGAGTGAGATGAGGTGA